The Candidatus Bipolaricaulota bacterium genome contains the following window.
TCCCGTGTGCCCGCGGATGAATTGGCGGAGGCGAACGACTCGGTTTACATAGTGTATCTCGTGGCGCGAATACGGATCGCGCTGGAGGAAGAAGACTTCGAGACCGCACGCAAGTATTCGGCACAGCTCCTCGCCATCGCCCCGGATCACGAAGAGGTTGCGGCTCTACTGGAATGGTTGAGGATAGCGGAGGATTGGTCCAGCTGGGATGAGGAACTGGTGCAGCGCCGCTGGAGGCGGTATCTCAATCGCCCCGTATCTCCGGACATGGACCTTCGGACCGCCCTCGGGACGCTGACGAAGGATAACCTGATGGGGACGGCACGCTCCTACGGGATCCGGTACAGCGGAATGCGCAAGGGTGAGCTACAAGCCGCCATCGGTGATTACATCATGGCGCACGTGGAGGAGATCGCGGCTGGCCTCTCCCCTGAGGAGCGGGAGGTCGTTTCCCACGTGATCGCGGCGGGCGGGAGCTCCCCGCTTTCCCCCTTGGTCGAACGATACGGCGATTTCTCCGCTGAGTTCGAATGGCGGTACGAGGAGCCGCGCACCTGCCTCGGGCGGATTCAATCCCGCGGTATTCTGTTCGTAGGGACAGCGGAAGACGGTCAGATCGCGTTCGTCCCCTCCGATCTGCGCCCCCGGCTCCAGAAGGCGTTGGAGAAGGGCTAATCGCTCTCCACTGCGGCGAAGAACACCTCTTCTAGGTCCGGTGCTGCGAATCGTGCCTTGAGTTCGTCCAGAGTGCCGAGCGCGTGCAGCCTCCCCCGGTACAGGATCCCGATCCGATCGCACAGCTTCTCCGCGATCCGCATGATGTGGGTGGAGAGGATGATCGTCCGTCCCTGCTCCTTGAGCATCCGGATCGCATCGACCACGGCGCGGGCGGCCATCACGTCGAGGCCGAAGGTCGGCTCATCGAGGATGAGGACCGGCGGATCGTGGATCAATGCGCGGGCGAGCGACAGCTTCTGGCGCTCCCCGGTGGAGAACGTCCCCACCCGCCGGTCGGCGAGCGGTGTCAGCTCGAGCATCGCGAACAGCTCGTTGCTCCTTTCGTCGATCTCCTGATCGGAGAGGCGGTTGATCCTCCCGAAGAAGCGGAGGGTCTCCCGCGCGGTGAACCGATCGTAGAGCCCGGTCTCGGTGGCGAGGAACCCGATGTTCTTTCGCACCTCGTCCGGCTGGGTCCGCACATCGAATCCGGCGACCGCCGCGCTCCCGGAGGTCGGGGTGAGGATGGTGGAGAGCATGCGCAGGGTGGTCGTCTTCCCGGC
Protein-coding sequences here:
- a CDS encoding ABC transporter ATP-binding protein, whose product is MVAAQELTKVFPSRKGEVRAVDGITFSCERGEIFGLLGPNGAGKTTTLRMLSTILTPTSGSAAVAGFDVRTQPDEVRKNIGFLATETGLYDRFTARETLRFFGRINRLSDQEIDERSNELFAMLELTPLADRRVGTFSTGERQKLSLARALIHDPPVLILDEPTFGLDVMAARAVVDAIRMLKEQGRTIILSTHIMRIAEKLCDRIGILYRGRLHALGTLDELKARFAAPDLEEVFFAAVESD